One Keratinibaculum paraultunense genomic window carries:
- a CDS encoding IreB family regulatory phosphoprotein translates to MKFETPKDKDNEVREIILAVFDALEEKGYNPINQIIGYILSGDPTYITSHNDARSLIRKIERDELLEEILGCYLENEREKDI, encoded by the coding sequence ATGAAGTTTGAAACACCAAAAGATAAAGATAATGAGGTAAGAGAAATTATTCTAGCAGTATTTGATGCATTAGAAGAAAAGGGATATAATCCTATAAATCAAATAATTGGTTACATACTATCAGGGGATCCAACCTATATAACTAGCCATAATGATGCTAGGAGTTTAATCAGAAAGATTGAGCGAGATGAATTATTAGAGGAAATATTAGGTTGCTATTTGGAGAATGAAAGAGAAAAAGATATTTAG
- a CDS encoding aldo/keto reductase yields MVKLKRTKLGNTDIEVSRLCFGSLTITPFQANLSIEEGGRLIQYAYSKGINFIDTAEIYDNYEYIKYALQGIKREDFVIATKCYAYTKEMAKQSLELALKELDTDYIDIFLLHEQESIHTIRGHYEAIEYFLKAKDMGKIRAIGISTHRVEGVYAVTQYDELDVVHPIINMAGIGIQDGSIQDMLNIIKKAYNMGKGIYGMKPLGGGHLIGEVEEAFNFVNSVPYIHSFAIGMQSKEEVDCNIALLKTGKIPNDLKEKLKKKKRRLIVADYCIACGNCVKTCKQNGIEIIDGKAIPNENCILCGYCARNCPEFCIKVI; encoded by the coding sequence GTGGTAAAATTGAAAAGAACAAAGTTAGGTAATACAGATATTGAGGTTTCGAGACTCTGTTTTGGATCATTAACTATAACACCTTTTCAAGCAAATTTGTCAATAGAAGAAGGTGGAAGGCTTATACAATATGCGTACAGTAAAGGAATAAATTTTATTGATACAGCTGAAATATATGATAATTATGAATATATTAAATATGCACTGCAAGGAATAAAACGAGAAGATTTTGTTATAGCTACTAAGTGTTATGCATACACTAAGGAAATGGCAAAACAAAGTTTGGAATTAGCTTTAAAGGAGTTGGATACAGATTATATAGACATATTCTTACTTCATGAGCAGGAGAGTATTCATACAATTAGAGGGCATTATGAAGCTATAGAATATTTTTTAAAAGCAAAAGATATGGGTAAAATAAGAGCAATAGGTATTTCAACTCACAGGGTAGAAGGTGTATATGCTGTAACTCAATATGATGAGCTTGATGTGGTTCATCCTATTATAAATATGGCAGGTATTGGAATACAGGATGGAAGTATCCAGGATATGTTAAATATTATAAAAAAAGCTTATAATATGGGAAAGGGTATATATGGTATGAAACCTCTAGGAGGAGGACATTTAATTGGTGAAGTAGAAGAAGCATTTAATTTTGTAAATAGTGTACCTTACATTCATTCTTTTGCTATAGGAATGCAATCTAAAGAAGAGGTAGATTGTAATATAGCTTTACTAAAAACTGGGAAGATACCTAACGATTTAAAAGAAAAATTAAAAAAGAAAAAAAGAAGATTAATAGTAGCGGACTATTGCATAGCTTGTGGAAATTGTGTAAAAACTTGTAAACAAAATGGAATTGAAATAATTGATGGTAAAGCTATTCCTAATGAGAATTGTATACTTTGTGGTTATTGTGCAAGAAATTGTCCGGAATTTTGTATTAAGGTAATATAG
- the ruvX gene encoding Holliday junction resolvase RuvX — MERIMGLDVGDKTIGVALSDPLKITAQGLKTIKRKNINDDIKEIEDIIQKYNVTKIVVGLPKNMNNTIGPQGEKVLNFVKKLKKRIDVDIILEDERLTTVAAEKMLIEGDVSRKNRKKVIDKVAATYILQTYLDRN, encoded by the coding sequence ATGGAAAGAATAATGGGATTAGATGTAGGCGATAAAACTATAGGAGTTGCATTAAGCGATCCTTTAAAAATTACAGCTCAAGGTCTTAAAACCATAAAGCGAAAAAATATTAACGATGATATAAAAGAAATAGAAGATATTATACAAAAATATAATGTAACTAAGATAGTAGTTGGACTGCCTAAAAATATGAATAATACTATAGGTCCCCAAGGAGAGAAAGTATTAAACTTTGTAAAAAAATTAAAAAAAAGGATAGATGTAGATATAATACTAGAAGATGAAAGACTTACTACAGTAGCAGCTGAAAAAATGTTAATAGAAGGAGATGTAAGTAGAAAAAATAGAAAAAAAGTTATAGATAAGGTAGCTGCAACTTATATATTACAGACTTATCTTGATAGGAATTAA
- a CDS encoding DUF1292 domain-containing protein: MNDTIVLLDEMGNEIEFQVLSTFGIDDVDYAALLPVGDMESLTYLLRIEYDEDGDLMLVGIDDEKEFNEVIEVYEEIQREKLQ, from the coding sequence ATGAATGATACAATAGTTTTATTAGATGAAATGGGAAACGAAATAGAATTTCAAGTGTTATCAACTTTTGGTATAGACGATGTAGATTATGCAGCTTTATTGCCAGTTGGTGATATGGAATCATTAACCTATTTACTTCGCATAGAATATGATGAAGATGGAGACTTAATGTTGGTAGGTATTGATGACGAAAAAGAGTTTAATGAAGTAATAGAGGTTTATGAAGAAATACAAAGGGAAAAGCTTCAGTAG
- a CDS encoding Fur family transcriptional regulator, translating to MDINMDEIKEIFKEEGYKLTTQRRAILDAIVENHEKHLSPEEIYDIVKKKYPEIGIATVYRTLQLLEKLNIIYRLNFDDGYNRYELNCNSENHHHHHLICLKCGKVIEVKLDLLENLENEIENENGFKIVDHNVKFFGYCNRCQE from the coding sequence ATGGATATTAATATGGATGAGATTAAAGAAATATTTAAAGAGGAGGGATATAAGCTTACTACTCAGAGAAGGGCTATATTGGATGCAATTGTTGAAAATCATGAAAAACATCTAAGCCCTGAGGAGATTTACGACATAGTAAAGAAGAAATATCCAGAGATCGGTATAGCTACGGTTTATAGGACATTACAATTATTAGAAAAGTTAAATATAATATATAGATTAAATTTTGATGATGGCTATAACAGATACGAGCTAAATTGTAATTCTGAGAATCATCATCATCATCATTTGATTTGCCTAAAATGTGGGAAGGTGATAGAAGTAAAATTAGATCTATTAGAAAACTTAGAAAACGAAATCGAAAATGAAAATGGTTTTAAAATAGTAGATCATAATGTGAAATTTTTTGGATACTGTAATAGGTGCCAAGAGTAA
- a CDS encoding ribonuclease J, giving the protein MAKKPNKLKIIPLGGLGEVGKNITIFEYKDDIVIVDCGMSFPEDEMLGIDVVIPDITYLFKNKEKIRGIVLTHGHEDHIGGLPYVLKKLNVPIYGTKLTLGLVENKLKEHKLNNVKLNEVRAGDIIKLGCFKIEFIKTSHSIPDSVALAIDTPVGMVVHTGDFKIDYTPINGNLIDLHKFAEIGKKGVLALLADSTNVERPGYTMSEKTVGDTFNDIFLKAPQRIIVATFASNVHRIQQVIDAAEMFNRKVVLSGRSMINTTNVAKELGYLRVQESTIIDINDMDRYSSNQIVILTTGSQGEPMSALTRMAFSEHRKIELVPGDLVVISASPIPGNEKTVSGIINRLMEIGTKVIYESLADVHVSGHACQEELKLIHTLLNPKYFIPVHGEYRHLKRHEELAIELGMPKENIFLAKNGSVIEFTKNSANMGQSVQAGNILVDGLGVGDVGNIVLRDRKHLSEDGLIVVVVTISKQDGKVIAGPDIISRGFVYVRESEDLMEEARKVVRDVLTECEKRHITDWATLKSSMRNALRSFIYEKIKRNPMILPIIMEV; this is encoded by the coding sequence GTGGCAAAAAAACCAAACAAATTAAAAATTATTCCACTAGGTGGATTAGGAGAAGTAGGGAAAAATATTACTATATTTGAATATAAGGATGATATAGTTATAGTTGATTGCGGTATGAGTTTTCCAGAGGATGAGATGCTTGGAATTGATGTAGTTATACCGGACATAACTTATTTATTTAAAAACAAAGAAAAGATAAGAGGTATAGTTTTAACTCATGGGCATGAGGATCATATTGGAGGATTACCTTATGTTTTAAAGAAGCTCAATGTTCCTATTTATGGAACTAAGTTAACTTTAGGACTTGTAGAAAACAAATTGAAAGAGCATAAGTTGAATAATGTAAAATTAAATGAAGTAAGAGCTGGTGATATAATTAAATTAGGTTGTTTTAAAATAGAATTTATAAAAACAAGTCATAGCATACCTGATAGCGTTGCATTGGCTATAGATACACCTGTTGGTATGGTAGTCCATACTGGAGATTTCAAAATAGATTATACACCTATCAATGGTAATTTAATAGATCTTCATAAATTTGCGGAAATAGGGAAGAAGGGTGTATTAGCTTTATTGGCAGATAGTACTAATGTGGAGAGACCTGGATATACTATGTCGGAAAAGACTGTGGGGGATACTTTCAATGATATATTTTTAAAAGCTCCTCAAAGGATAATTGTTGCAACTTTTGCTTCTAATGTTCATAGAATACAACAAGTTATAGATGCAGCAGAAATGTTTAATAGAAAAGTTGTATTATCTGGAAGAAGCATGATAAACACTACTAATGTAGCTAAGGAATTAGGATATTTACGAGTACAAGAAAGTACCATAATAGATATAAATGACATGGATAGATATTCTAGTAACCAAATAGTAATCCTTACTACAGGAAGTCAAGGAGAGCCTATGTCTGCTTTAACTAGAATGGCATTTTCAGAGCATAGAAAAATAGAGTTGGTACCAGGGGATTTAGTAGTAATTTCTGCAAGCCCTATACCAGGTAATGAGAAGACTGTATCAGGAATTATTAATAGATTAATGGAAATTGGAACGAAGGTTATATATGAATCATTAGCAGATGTTCATGTCTCAGGACATGCGTGTCAAGAAGAATTAAAATTAATCCATACATTATTAAATCCGAAATATTTTATACCCGTTCATGGCGAATATAGACATCTCAAAAGGCATGAAGAATTAGCAATTGAGCTAGGAATGCCTAAGGAAAATATATTTTTAGCTAAAAATGGTTCTGTGATAGAATTTACTAAAAATTCTGCGAATATGGGGCAATCAGTTCAAGCAGGTAATATTTTAGTAGATGGTCTTGGAGTGGGAGATGTAGGAAATATTGTTTTAAGAGATAGAAAACATCTTTCTGAAGATGGATTGATAGTAGTTGTTGTTACTATTAGTAAGCAAGATGGAAAAGTAATTGCAGGTCCAGATATTATATCAAGAGGATTTGTATATGTGAGGGAATCTGAGGATTTAATGGAAGAAGCAAGAAAGGTAGTAAGAGATGTTTTAACAGAATGTGAAAAACGTCATATAACCGATTGGGCTACATTAAAATCTAGTATGCGTAATGCATTAAGAAGTTTTATATATGAAAAGATAAAGAGAAATCCAATGATACTGCCTATTATAATGGAAGTATAA
- a CDS encoding YlbF family regulator: MSNVYDQAHKLAKAIRASEEYKLYKEKRKILCSDEKNKKMVEDFQEKLFKLQMDQFSGKEVDESELDKLKKLEDVLILNPIIKDYFIAEMRFSQLVHDINNIIGEAIDLEED; the protein is encoded by the coding sequence ATGTCTAATGTTTATGACCAAGCTCATAAGTTAGCAAAGGCAATAAGAGCATCAGAGGAATATAAACTTTACAAAGAAAAAAGAAAAATTCTCTGTTCTGATGAAAAGAATAAAAAAATGGTTGAGGATTTTCAAGAGAAATTATTTAAATTGCAGATGGATCAATTTTCTGGTAAGGAAGTTGATGAATCGGAATTAGATAAGTTGAAAAAATTAGAAGATGTGCTGATACTTAATCCAATTATAAAGGACTATTTTATAGCAGAAATGAGGTTTAGCCAGCTAGTTCATGATATAAACAATATTATTGGAGAAGCTATAGATTTAGAAGAAGATTAA
- the mltG gene encoding endolytic transglycosylase MltG, with product MLETTNVKKKNKIKRILIILILIVGILIVGKVYYDWGFTAVDIENPKDVSVEIPFGSSSNRIANILKEKGLIKSELIFKIAVKKSDIGEELKAGKYILSTDMDIYKIIDELTKGGKNENVIRFTIPEGYEIQQIADKLANEGVVDKERFLELTSNKKYFEDKHPILKELKEGQCLEGFLFPSTYEIYTNTTEEDIIDKMLSKFEEVFERSVRPHMDKYDFTVNEVVTLASIIERESKLDEERELISAVFHNRLNKGMLLESCATVQYALGERKEVLSKKDLKIDSEYNTYIHEGLPPTPIASPGEKSLIAAVNPADVDYLYFRTKEDGTGGHIFSRTYEEHLKAKPKK from the coding sequence GTGTTAGAAACTACTAATGTAAAGAAAAAAAACAAGATTAAGAGAATATTAATCATCTTAATTTTAATAGTTGGTATTTTAATAGTGGGGAAGGTATATTACGATTGGGGATTTACTGCAGTAGATATTGAGAATCCAAAGGATGTCTCTGTTGAAATACCTTTTGGTAGTAGTTCAAATAGGATAGCTAATATATTGAAGGAAAAAGGCTTAATTAAAAGTGAATTAATATTTAAAATTGCAGTAAAAAAAAGTGATATAGGTGAAGAATTAAAAGCAGGGAAATATATATTAAGCACAGATATGGACATATATAAAATAATTGATGAGCTAACTAAAGGTGGAAAAAATGAAAACGTAATAAGATTTACCATTCCAGAAGGATATGAAATACAACAAATAGCAGATAAGTTAGCTAACGAAGGTGTTGTAGATAAGGAACGTTTTTTAGAATTAACATCTAATAAGAAATATTTTGAAGATAAGCATCCTATTTTAAAGGAATTGAAAGAAGGACAATGCTTGGAAGGATTTTTATTTCCTTCTACCTATGAAATATATACAAACACAACAGAAGAAGATATAATAGATAAAATGCTTTCTAAATTTGAAGAGGTGTTTGAAAGAAGTGTTAGACCTCATATGGATAAATATGATTTTACTGTAAACGAAGTGGTCACTTTGGCTTCTATTATAGAGAGAGAAAGTAAACTAGATGAAGAAAGGGAACTTATATCTGCAGTATTTCACAATCGTTTGAATAAAGGAATGTTATTGGAGTCTTGTGCTACTGTTCAATATGCATTAGGTGAACGGAAGGAAGTATTATCAAAAAAGGATCTAAAAATAGATTCGGAATATAATACTTATATACATGAGGGATTACCTCCAACCCCTATAGCATCACCTGGAGAGAAGTCATTAATTGCAGCAGTAAATCCAGCTGATGTAGATTATTTGTATTTTCGTACAAAGGAAGATGGAACTGGAGGACATATTTTTTCTAGAACCTATGAAGAACATTTAAAAGCAAAACCTAAAAAATAA
- a CDS encoding O-methyltransferase, which produces MNYINEEYIEDYIRSILPESNLYLQKLENYAEEYNIPIVEREVAQLLRVLIKIHKPKRILEVGTAIGYSALVMAEATEGNCYITTIERRKDMVKIAEKNINNTIYKDNIKILYGEAENILPNLKEEYDFVFLDAAKGQYLRFFNWCMDLTKKGGLIVSDNVLFKGMVASDKLVVRRKKTIVKRLRAYLKYINHIEGYTSCIIPIGDGVALTYREE; this is translated from the coding sequence TTGAATTATATAAATGAAGAATATATTGAAGATTATATACGAAGTATATTACCTGAAAGTAATTTATACCTACAAAAATTAGAAAATTATGCAGAAGAATATAATATTCCTATAGTAGAGAGGGAAGTAGCACAATTATTAAGAGTATTAATAAAAATTCACAAACCTAAAAGAATATTAGAAGTAGGAACTGCTATAGGTTATTCTGCATTAGTAATGGCTGAAGCAACAGAAGGGAATTGTTATATTACTACTATTGAACGAAGGAAAGATATGGTAAAAATAGCTGAAAAAAACATAAACAATACTATATATAAGGATAATATAAAAATACTTTATGGTGAAGCAGAGAATATACTACCAAATCTTAAAGAAGAATATGATTTTGTGTTTTTAGATGCAGCTAAAGGGCAGTATTTACGTTTTTTTAATTGGTGTATGGATTTAACTAAAAAAGGTGGTTTGATAGTATCAGACAATGTATTATTCAAAGGCATGGTTGCTTCTGATAAACTGGTTGTAAGAAGAAAAAAAACAATAGTTAAACGTTTGAGAGCGTATTTAAAGTATATAAACCATATAGAAGGATATACGTCATGTATTATACCCATTGGGGATGGAGTAGCATTAACTTATAGAGAGGAGTGA
- a CDS encoding peptidase U32 family protein, producing the protein MQKPELLAPAGDLEKLKMAIIYGADAVYLGGEQFGLRKASKNFTEDEIKEGVDFAHEKDKKVYITMNIIPHNEDLIGLEEYSKKLYDMGVDGVIVSDPGIFSVINRTVPELPIHLSTQASVTNYETVMFWYNLGIRRIVLARELSLNEIEEIIKKAPKDLEIETFVHGAMCISYSGRCLLSNYMVGRDANRGDCAHPCRWKYYLMEEKRPGEYFPIVEGDKGTFIFNSKDLCMIEYIPDLVKAGIKSFKIEGRVKSSYYVATVVRSYRMAIDEYFKDPDNYTFDESWIDEIKKASYRDFTTGFYFGKPTEEDQVYTSSSYIRKYDFVGLVLDYDEDTKLATIEQRNRMFVGDEIEVFGPGRKHFTQIIEKMWDEEGNEIDVAPHPQQIIKMKMDNKVNKWDIIRKSIEG; encoded by the coding sequence TTGCAAAAACCAGAATTATTGGCACCAGCTGGAGATTTAGAAAAGTTGAAAATGGCTATAATCTATGGTGCAGATGCAGTATATTTAGGTGGGGAACAATTTGGTCTTAGAAAGGCCTCTAAAAATTTTACCGAAGATGAGATTAAAGAAGGAGTAGATTTTGCTCATGAAAAAGATAAGAAAGTATATATAACCATGAATATTATTCCCCATAATGAAGATTTAATTGGATTAGAAGAATATTCAAAAAAATTATATGATATGGGAGTGGATGGAGTAATAGTATCAGATCCAGGAATATTTTCAGTAATAAATAGAACTGTTCCAGAACTTCCTATTCATTTAAGTACACAAGCTAGTGTTACCAATTACGAAACCGTAATGTTTTGGTATAATTTAGGTATTAGAAGAATTGTATTGGCTAGAGAATTATCCTTAAATGAAATAGAAGAAATAATAAAAAAGGCTCCCAAAGATTTAGAAATAGAAACTTTTGTTCATGGTGCTATGTGTATATCTTATTCAGGCAGATGTTTATTGAGTAACTATATGGTTGGAAGAGATGCAAATAGAGGGGATTGTGCTCATCCTTGTAGATGGAAGTATTATCTAATGGAAGAAAAAAGACCAGGAGAGTATTTCCCAATAGTAGAGGGAGATAAGGGTACATTTATATTTAATTCTAAAGATCTTTGTATGATTGAGTATATACCTGATCTTGTAAAAGCAGGAATTAAATCCTTTAAAATTGAGGGAAGGGTAAAAAGTTCCTATTATGTAGCAACTGTGGTAAGATCTTATAGGATGGCTATAGATGAATATTTTAAAGATCCAGATAATTATACATTTGATGAAAGTTGGATTGATGAAATAAAAAAAGCTAGTTATCGAGATTTTACAACGGGTTTTTATTTTGGTAAACCTACAGAAGAAGATCAAGTGTATACATCAAGTTCTTACATTAGAAAATATGATTTTGTTGGTCTTGTACTAGATTATGATGAAGATACAAAATTGGCTACAATAGAACAGAGAAATAGAATGTTTGTTGGTGATGAGATTGAAGTATTCGGACCTGGAAGAAAACATTTTACTCAGATTATTGAAAAAATGTGGGACGAGGAAGGAAACGAGATAGATGTGGCACCTCATCCTCAACAAATAATTAAAATGAAGATGGATAATAAAGTTAATAAATGGGATATTATTAGAAAGAGTATAGAGGGTTGA
- the udk gene encoding uridine kinase has translation MKKPLLIGITGGTGSGKSTVSTEILKSIHEKNVAIIEQDSYYKDQSHLSFEERVKTNYDHPFAFDNDLLIQHLKDLLNRKPIEKPIYDFERHTRKKETITVYPKEIIILEGILILADEEIRNLCDIKIFVDTDSDVRVIRRIERDMKERGRTLDSVINQYMTTVRPAHMQFVEPSKKHADIIIPEGGYNKVAIDIIVTKINSILGK, from the coding sequence ATGAAAAAACCTTTATTAATTGGTATTACAGGCGGAACCGGTTCAGGTAAATCTACTGTATCTACAGAAATATTAAAGTCTATTCACGAAAAAAACGTTGCTATTATAGAACAAGATTCTTATTACAAGGATCAAAGTCATCTTTCTTTTGAAGAAAGGGTAAAAACTAATTATGATCATCCCTTTGCTTTTGACAATGATCTACTTATTCAACATCTTAAGGATTTATTAAACAGAAAACCTATTGAAAAGCCAATATATGATTTTGAACGCCATACTAGAAAAAAAGAAACTATAACGGTTTATCCCAAAGAAATTATAATATTAGAAGGAATACTTATATTAGCTGATGAAGAAATTCGTAACTTATGTGATATTAAAATATTTGTAGATACTGATTCTGATGTAAGAGTTATAAGAAGAATAGAAAGGGATATGAAAGAAAGAGGAAGAACTTTAGATTCAGTTATTAATCAGTATATGACAACTGTTAGACCTGCTCACATGCAATTTGTTGAACCAAGTAAGAAACATGCTGACATAATTATACCTGAAGGGGGTTATAATAAAGTTGCAATAGATATAATTGTAACTAAAATTAATTCTATATTAGGCAAATAA